The DNA window ATTTGAGTTGTTGTGTTTTGTTGGGTTCGGCATCTtatttagtttgattattttttttatcttggaTTTTTATAGTTCGAATAATACTCTTAATCGTTGGTGGGTACCCTTCGATTGTGTTGGTGATCCTTATTTATGTTCGTGTTCGTACCCTTCTTAgcaaaaaaagatgaaatagtCGGATCTGGACATTTTCTcagtaaaaaattattgaattggaTCTTTCATATAGATGACCTCTTATAGGTATTctcctataattttttttatgaatttctcACTATTTCGGCTATATATGTAGATAATTCATTTCACTTGGCAGCAGAATATTTTTTGGCGTATTTTACCAATCATCggttaagaataattttaaccGTCGCTCAAAATATTGTACTTGGTAGAGATTCTTTTGACATCATCTCATTGGTTTTTTCGACTTTTTATACTTCAATACTCATCGTTTAAGAACTCAAATGAGTTCGTCTTTGAAGAACCctcaataaattgaataaattgaatgatCGTTGGATCTTTTCTATTGAGAgctttatttttgtaaattatttatataatttcatatctagatcatcaattatttattttaaatttgtagatattatcttgtattatttactaattaattttttatatataaattttatttgaatttaatgagaattaatttcGTATAAGAGAAAAAgtttggaaaaaataaataacatttattattaaaaaaaaagttgaaagaTGAATTATAGAGAAataacatttttcatatttgaaaaaaaatgaagttagtaTAGAGTTTGGGTATGAATAAATGCGTGAAATGTCACATTATGTTTTAGAAGAAAATCTtacatttttcttaatattaatatagtaggttatttgtttgagtTTTGCACACTTTCATCTCCGATTCCAAACTCGATTTAAAATACTCAAATTCGACCATCTATACATACATGTATTGAATATACGATACTATTGTCATCAATATTTCAAACTctaattttcacaaaaataaaaacactaaCACATCACATATTTTCACCATCCTATGCCTACTTGCTTATAGGTATTAATATGTCTCAACTCTCATTGGATCGATaacttgttttttaattttgctcATCAAGTATATCAAGTTTTCAAACTGTGACCACATGGAGTAAGTCTAATAAGCCCTCGAGCTAGAGTAACCCACTCTCCAAGATagtcatttaataaaaatattagatagttaataaaatttattgtatttttaaagataaaatgttACAACATTGTAGtttaatatcaaaattgaaaacttttgtttgattatatattcaaattttacacagaattttttttttatcaagtttttaaactaaacttaagacaaaaaaaaatctaacattttttcTACCGGGGCAACTATGAGACCAAGTTAAATTGATCACCTCGATCAAAGGAAGTTAACCAAGACATGAGATATCAATTGGTTCATTTTCAAGATGAGTAGAGCGTTCTAACTTCATTTATTTAAGTAAACTGATTTGTAACAAAATAGAAACAATTAagaacatatattattttatcttctttttttactAACTACATATATTATTGATTGGCAATTGCTTAAGGTGACCCTTGTCGAACACATTGTTCACCTTGTCGAACACATGAGAACAATTGGGAATACAAAAAAATGCTTACAAATGGGTATACAAGAAAAATTACACATTTCCTATATGAAAGGAATAACAAAATcacatattattatatcatcCTATATTggaaaaaaagtttaaataactGCTTTGTAAACTAATAATTGGCTGATGAACCTAAGAACTTCAATCTACActcaaaaccctatatcttCAAGACCTCTCAATCTAATCGACGAATATCACGAATGGAATAACACTAGCCGATTAATAAACATTCCACAGAAGAAAAATTGTGACTTGAGAAAAGAAGAGGTTTGTCCGATGGAATGAAGTTGTTGTGAAGAGAAGGGAACTTCAGATTAGTTAACGAAGCTAAGGTCTTTGAcctttcaatttcttttattatctttaattactAGTTGTGTTGTTAATCTTGTTAACTGCCTCAACTGAAGACAGTTTTAAGTGATTAACAATTGAAGATTTGTAATACacaaaaagaaagataaaaatacAACTACTTGTGATCAATATTAAAAGTATGTTAAAAACATAGAGTACAATCAATTGTTGGGAATGGTGAAAAGCTTTTACTTGATAAAATTGTAACAGCTATAAACAAGCAAATAAGGACAAAAAATAATGAGGCCAACACACTCTACATCCATCCAACTTTACAATCAGAACCTTCACAAGTATTTAATTTTAACCCATGCCTAGGAAATCTCCACAAGAtcaaataagaataatatataagttaaatccCTATTTTGCCCATAAACTTGCAGCTGGATACTTCTAACTTGAAATTCATGTAAAGTAAAAGTTAGAAAAGGGTTAGATTTAAAAAGCATCAACtttttgaaagaaagaaaagcatACAAAATCCCAGAATTACCCAATTAGGAAAGGGGCAATTTGAACTTCACTGTCAATAAAAACTTgatatcaaatcaaatcaaatcaaatcaaaacaatATTAAACCTCCACTTCTACCATTAATTGCATGAAATTAGACAAACCATACAAAAATCAATCTCAAATACTCCCAAATGTCAACAATAGTAAGAATCTTGCTTCTTCTAACACCATTTTATAGAACAACTTTAGTCCAAGCTTTCATGTGGAAAAAAAAGGAACTCTATAATATATTGAACAACAGAGAGTACAAAAAAACTTTGATAGCTAACAACAACAAACCATTTTACAACACTGTAATTTCTTTCCTCTATATTGgggttaaaagtaaaataaaaaaattcagtgAGAGTTTGGTTCAATCAATCATGATCTGCTGCTTTCTGTACTGTTGTTTTGAACAATAGGATATAGAGCTTGTGATCCATTGAAAAGTAAAGGAACCCACCTACTGAATGTGTCACAAATGAACCAAAACTAGTCCCTACAATGCAATGCCAGGCTGGTCCATAAACCCCATCAAATTCCTGCACATAACACACCAAAAACCCTTGCTTGCTTTTATCATACTGTAGTAGTAGTAGTGTAACAACAAGAACATAAATCTTCTTATGTTTTATCTTCAAatcaaatgaaatgaaatgattgaTAAAATTGAAATGCAGAACCCATCACAGATAAAATTACCTTCTTTAGGGTGAGAGCAAGTGTTTTGGCAGTGAACTTCTCCAAGCTGTCATAAGTTTTTCTAGCGAATTCAACAGCATGCACTTGCATGAAGGGCGGCATATCAACAGCCACCACTTTGACACCTGCACAGCTGAAGAAATCAGCCAGATCAGTCTGATAGTCACGGAATGATCTTCTCCTTCCACCAACGACTGATGATGTCGATAGAGAAAACGAAGGTCTCTTCAGCTTTTCTTCAGCTGCTGCTGTTGCTGCTGCTTCCTTCAATCCACTGTCCTGACTCTTCGACATTGATACAAACACCTTCTTCGCATCATCACTATTATTAACCTTCAATCCACTCTCCTTTTTCGATGTTTTCTTCTTAAATTCACGAAATCCCTCAATCTCCACGGCGATTTTCCTTTGCCCCTGACTCGATTTCGTGTTTCTACTCCCCCCTTCAACGGACGATGGCAACTCGGATATGGGTTGTAATTTCTGATGAATACGATGTTTGGATGTCTGATTTAGCTGTAGGTTTGACAAGTGAGGAGATAGATCATGGATGTCGGCGGCGACTAGGGCGAGATCCGGGTTAATAATCGGAAGACGGGTTTTCTTGGAAACGATCTTTTTGTGGGTTTGACAAAtggaagacgaagacgaagacgacgatgatgaagatgaagatggtgacTTGGTGTTAGAGTGTGAAGTTGCTAACTTGCGCATGTGGTGATGTTCCATGGTGGCGATTGGGGAAGGAAAAAGGGGTAAGAAAAGGGGGGGTTTGTGGGTGCTTTTCAGGAGTATAGAGAGAAGGGATTTGAGTTGGGTGGTGGTGATGATGTTGTTGTAGGGTTCATTGGGATGGATTTGGATGGGGATTTGTTATGTGGTGTTAGATCCATCTCCTAACCAGGCCCCCCTTTTCTTTGTCTTAACGTGCGCCGGTAACGGGGCAGGCCAGTCCAGTCCATGATGATGAAAGAGAGAGATTACATACATatacatcataataataaaaacacatCCTTTTCTTGACTTCATTTTCTTTGACTGATGGAGAAAGCTACTGTGGGGACGGACACCAGTACAGTGTTAAGGCC is part of the Impatiens glandulifera chromosome 1, dImpGla2.1, whole genome shotgun sequence genome and encodes:
- the LOC124921019 gene encoding uncharacterized protein LOC124921019, which gives rise to MEHHHMRKLATSHSNTKSPSSSSSSSSSSSSSICQTHKKIVSKKTRLPIINPDLALVAADIHDLSPHLSNLQLNQTSKHRIHQKLQPISELPSSVEGGSRNTKSSQGQRKIAVEIEGFREFKKKTSKKESGLKVNNSDDAKKVFVSMSKSQDSGLKEAAATAAAEEKLKRPSFSLSTSSVVGGRRRSFRDYQTDLADFFSCAGVKVVAVDMPPFMQVHAVEFARKTYDSLEKFTAKTLALTLKKEFDGVYGPAWHCIVGTSFGSFVTHSVGGFLYFSMDHKLYILLFKTTVQKAADHD